The proteins below are encoded in one region of Pan paniscus chromosome 4, NHGRI_mPanPan1-v2.0_pri, whole genome shotgun sequence:
- the TAS2R1 gene encoding taste receptor type 2 member 1 encodes MAPLDLLLSCLAVSRIFLQLFIFYVNVIVIFFIEFIMCSANCAILLFVNELELWLATWLGVFYCAKVASVRHPLFIWLKMRISKLVPWMILGSLLYVSMICVFHSKYAGFMVPHFLRNFFSQNATIQKEDTLAIQIFSFVAEFSVPLLIFLVAVLLLIFSLGRHTRQMRNTVAGSRVPGRGAPISALLSILSFLILYFSHCMIKVFLSSLKFHVRRFIFLFFILVIGIYPSGHSLILILGNPKLKQNAKKFLLHSKCCQ; translated from the coding sequence ATGGCTCCGCTGGATCTCCTTCTTTCTTGTCTGGCAGTTTCTAGAATTTTTCTGCAGTTGTTCATCTTCTACGTTAATGTGATTGTTATCTTCTTCATAGAATTCATCATGTGTTCTGCGAATTGTGCAATTCTCTTATTTGTAAATGAATTGGAACTTTGGCTTGCCACATGGCTCGGCGTTTTCTATTGTGCCAAGGTTGCCAGCGTCCGTCACCCACTCTTCATCTGGTTGAAGATGAGGATATCCAAGCTGGTCCCATGGATGATCCTGGGGTCTCTGCTATATGTATCTATGATTTGTGTTTTCCATAGCAAATATGCAGGGTTTATGGTCCCACACTTCTTAAGGAACTTTTTCTCCCAAAATGCCACAATTCAAAAAGAAGATACACTGGCTATacagattttctcttttgttgctgAGTTCTCAGTGCCATTGCTTATCTTCCTTGTTGCTGTTTTGCTCTTGATTTTCTCTCTGGGGAGGCACACCCGGCAAATGAGAAACACAGTGGCGGGCAGCAGGGTTCCTGGCAGGGGTGCACCCATCAGCGCGTTGCTGTCTATCCTGTCCTTCCTGATCCTCTACTTCTCCCACTGCATGATAaaagtttttctctcttctctaaaGTTTCACGTCAGAAGGTTCATCTTTCTGTTCTTCATCCTTGTGATTGGTATATACCCTTCTGGACACTCTCTCATCTTAATTTTAGGAAATCCTAAAttgaaacaaaatgcaaaaaagttCCTCCTCCACAGTAAGTGCTGTCAGTGA